CATGGCCAGGCGGCATCATGGCCTTGACGCGCACGCGCTCAGCCATCCTTGACGCTCGCCTCACCATAGCTTGGGCCGCGCGCCTTGATCTGCTCCATCCGCGTGCCGAGCTCTTCTATGGAATAGACCCCTGCCTCGATCAGGTTCTGGTTCACGGCTGCGATCCAGCGTTCGTAATATGTATGGTTTTCAAAGGCCTCAGGGCCCATATCCTCCAGCGCGCGGCGCAGGCCATCCACGGTGAAATGGCCCTTGGTGCCGCACAGGATCATCAGCGCGTCCACGCGTTTTTCCCAAATGGCAAAGTCATGCCCGTCCTTCGGCACCTCCCCAGCGGGAAGGCCCCCCATATCGTGCCAGCGGCGTCCGTCCATCTTATCCATAGGGCCGAGCCTAGGAGCGACGCGCGGGCCTGTCTACCGCTATTGGGCTGCGGCCTCCTCTTGGTCTTCGTCCTTTTGCACGAAAGTGATCTCACCCGCCGCTGCCAATTGCCGGATGCCGTTAACGACTTGCGTCATGGCCTCCTCGCCCTCTTTGGGGCGCACGCGGCCCATTTCCGCGATCTCCTCGCGCAGGGATTCGGCCATGCGTTTGGACATGTTCTCAAGGATGAATTCTGCCACATGGGCCAGATCGCCCGCCTGTGCTGCGGCCAGCGCAGTGACCAGAACCGCCTGATCCACGCCGCGGATCGCATTAGGCACATCCGTGGGCTTCAATCGTTCGGGAACATGAATAAAGGTGAAGATGGCCTTGCGCACGCGCAGGGCAAAACCCTCGTCTTCCTCGTCCAGCCCGCTCAGCACCGCATCGCGCAGCGCCGATGTGGAGGAGTTGAGGATCGCGCCGATCCGCTCCACAGGCCCATCGTCAAACGCCACTTCGGGCCGGTCAGCCAGCTGCGCGGCCAGCGATAGCCCGATGCGGTCCACTGCATCCGGTGTCACATTACCTGTCTGACCAACCGCAAATGTGAGCCGCCGGGCCTTGTCGCCCGGTATCCGGCTCAGCAAATCAGCGGCGCGCGTCACGTCCAGTTTGGAGAGCATGACAGCGGCCACTTCGGTGCTTTCCGCCGCGATAATCGGCACCAGATCATCCAGATCCGCCGCGCGCACCTGCTCCCAGGGGTCGCCAAACTGCCGCACGCCCGCCTCGCGGCGCAGCCTTGCGGCGGTTTGCGGGCTGATCCGCCCGTTGAGCGCGCTGAGCGCACCCGCCATGCCATGCGGAAAGGTAAGCCCCATCGCTTCCAATTCAGTCGCGAACTCGGCCACGACCGCGATCAGTGTTTCGCGGTCTACGTAGCGCATGCTGCCCATCTGCGTTGTCAATGTTCCCTGCAAATCGTCCGGCAGTTCGGCAATCGGGACATCCGCGCCTTCGTTCAGCAAAAACCGCACGATTATTGCCGCCTTTTGCTTGCGCGTGAGTCGGGAAGCAGCGGAGGCCTGAGCGGGCGGCGGCGCTATTCGGGCAAGGGGAGATGATTGGGCCATTCGGTCCTCGTTAAGGCTTTGGCTCAATCTAGCTTGTAACTGGTGAACAAATCTCTAAGCCGACCCGGTCATTTGCCATGGGTTGGCCGAAAAAGGCCGGAGCACCGCCCCGGCCTTAAACAGTTTCAATAGCTGTAGGTCGCGCCGGTTGACAGGGCGCGGGCCAGCGCCTCCTCCGGCCATGTGCCGGTGTCGCCCGAGGCGCGGATCGCATTCAGTTGCACGCGGGCCTCGACGAGCTTTCCCTGCTCCACAAGGGCTTGACCCATGTAGGAGCGCGCGAGCGAATTGTCAGGATTGGCTTCAAGCGCCTTTGCGTAATAGGCCATTCCACTCGGCACATCACCCAGCTTGCGCTCGGTAAAGCCCCAATAGGTCAGCACGCGATCGTCGGTTTGATCCGGCATCGCGGCAAGCACCTTTTGCGCATTCTCATATTGGCCAGCATAAGCAAATTCGCGCACCGCACCGTAGAGCGTATCTGCGTCCAGCCCTCCGCTCTGCGGGTTGACGCACGCCCCTTTGCCACTGTCCCAAACCTGCCCGTTCGAGCATGTCTTGGTCGTCTCGGTGGGGGTGGGTGGAGCGCTGCTCCCGCCGCCTGCCGCAAAGGCAAGGCCGGGGGTCAGACATGCGGCCACTATCAGGTATCTTATCATCGTGCCATCCTATCGTTTGTCCATGTTTATGGACGGTAAGATGACGCGAGAAACGCGTTCGGCCAGTCACAATTGCGCGTGCTGGCCGAACCGTTGATATCAGCTGCTGGCGACGGGCACGCATGTGCCGGTGGCGGCATCGAAGCTGCTGCCTGTCGCGCAGGACATGGCCTGCTCGCTTTTGCCGTAATTGCAGGTTTTGGCCACTGCGATACCCGGCACCATGGCAAGGGCGAAGGCGGCGGTCAGGATCTTGGTCTTCATGATCGTCTCTCCTTTTTGCTGTCTAGGAGTCACAATATATCCCAAATCCGCCGCGCGGCAAAATTATCTGAGCCGGCCCGCGCCCCTATGGCGCAATTTAGCTGTCTTCGCCGAAAACACGGGCAAAAATCGTGTCCACATGCTTGGTGTGATAGCCCAGATCGAATTTCTCCTCGATCTCATCGGCGCCAAGGGCGGCCACGACATCTGCGTCATTCAAAAGCTCTTGTTTGAAATCGCAGCGATGCTCCCAGACCTTCAGCGCGTTGCGCTGCACGTAAGTATAGGCATCCTCGCGGCTGACCCCCGCTTGGGTGAGGGCCAAAAGCACCCGCTGGCTCATCACGAGGCCGGGGAATTTGTTCATGTTCTCAAGCATATTGTCGGGGAAGATCAGCATCTTGTCGATCACGCTGGTGAGACGCGCCAGCGCGAAATCAAGCGTGATCGTGGCATCGGGGCCGATCATCCGCTCCACGGAGGAATGCGAGATGTCCCGCTCATGCCAGAGGGCGACATTCTCCATCGCGGGGATGACGGCCGCGCGGACCATGCGGGCAAGGCCGGTGAGATTCTCGGTGAGCACGGGGTTCTTCTTGTGCGGCATGGCCGATGAGCCTTTTTGGCCCATCGAGAAAAACTCAGCGCCTTCGAGCACTTCCGTACGCTGCATGTGACGGATTTCAATCGATACATTCTCGATGCTGGAGGCTACAACGCCTAGCGTGGCGAAGAACGCGGCATGACGGTCGCGCGGGATGACTTGCGTGCTGATTGGCTCGGGCACGAG
The nucleotide sequence above comes from Roseovarius carneus. Encoded proteins:
- a CDS encoding nitrile hydratase subunit beta; this translates as MDKMDGRRWHDMGGLPAGEVPKDGHDFAIWEKRVDALMILCGTKGHFTVDGLRRALEDMGPEAFENHTYYERWIAAVNQNLIEAGVYSIEELGTRMEQIKARGPSYGEASVKDG
- a CDS encoding flagellar motor switch protein FliG, producing MAQSSPLARIAPPPAQASAASRLTRKQKAAIIVRFLLNEGADVPIAELPDDLQGTLTTQMGSMRYVDRETLIAVVAEFATELEAMGLTFPHGMAGALSALNGRISPQTAARLRREAGVRQFGDPWEQVRAADLDDLVPIIAAESTEVAAVMLSKLDVTRAADLLSRIPGDKARRLTFAVGQTGNVTPDAVDRIGLSLAAQLADRPEVAFDDGPVERIGAILNSSTSALRDAVLSGLDEEDEGFALRVRKAIFTFIHVPERLKPTDVPNAIRGVDQAVLVTALAAAQAGDLAHVAEFILENMSKRMAESLREEIAEMGRVRPKEGEEAMTQVVNGIRQLAAAGEITFVQKDEDQEEAAAQ
- a CDS encoding tetratricopeptide repeat protein, which gives rise to MIRYLIVAACLTPGLAFAAGGGSSAPPTPTETTKTCSNGQVWDSGKGACVNPQSGGLDADTLYGAVREFAYAGQYENAQKVLAAMPDQTDDRVLTYWGFTERKLGDVPSGMAYYAKALEANPDNSLARSYMGQALVEQGKLVEARVQLNAIRASGDTGTWPEEALARALSTGATYSY
- a CDS encoding adenylosuccinate lyase, translating into MKTKILTAAFALAMVPGIAVAKTCNYGKSEQAMSCATGSSFDAATGTCVPVASS
- the purB gene encoding adenylosuccinate lyase, whose protein sequence is MIPRYSRPEMVAIWSPETKFRIWYEIEAHACDAMADLGVIPRENAEAVWKAKDVTFDVARIDEIEAVTKHDVIAFLTHLAEHVGADEARFVHQGMTSSDVLDTCFNVQLTRAADLLIADLEGLLVALKRRAIEHKDTIRIGRSHGIHAEPTTMGLTFARFYAEMDRNLSRMRDARAEVATGAISGAVGTFANVDPAVEEHVCDKLGLVPEPISTQVIPRDRHAAFFATLGVVASSIENVSIEIRHMQRTEVLEGAEFFSMGQKGSSAMPHKKNPVLTENLTGLARMVRAAVIPAMENVALWHERDISHSSVERMIGPDATITLDFALARLTSVIDKMLIFPDNMLENMNKFPGLVMSQRVLLALTQAGVSREDAYTYVQRNALKVWEHRCDFKQELLNDADVVAALGADEIEEKFDLGYHTKHVDTIFARVFGEDS